The proteins below come from a single Osmerus mordax isolate fOsmMor3 chromosome 3, fOsmMor3.pri, whole genome shotgun sequence genomic window:
- the sstr3 gene encoding somatostatin receptor type 5 produces MADEMWENGSLLSPYAALPCPLLWFNSTLFNSTLFNSTLFNSTLFNCTNSTNSTEPDTGQGFAGVLFPLIYIIVCIIGLGGNTLVIHIVLHYSKTESVTNIYILNLAIADELFMLGLPFLAVQNTLQTWPFGSFMCRLVMTVDSINQFTSIFCLTVMSIDRYLAVVHPLRSSKWRRPQVAKMVNGTVWALSFLVVLPVVVFANIEKDGGNCNIDWPQPQQVWRATFILYTSTVGFICPLLIICLCYLLIIFKIRSSGKKVHATSTKRRKSERKVTRMVVIVVAVFVFCWLPFYAMNIINLHVSLPSGYQGLNFFAVVLGYANSCANPIVYGFMSDNFKRGFRKALCRSSRKVESHEPRERHQQEPAAAQEERRRVLMPRESLRRVVRDEEEEEEEEEDREDVTEMTEICRIAQNGNGKGQAESSSRVLYGGKGEAEEGPELGSPEGRATSGEAGGKGPCSGPAAAMPALLNGAKNGNVKPLPEEPVEKSNSLEISYL; encoded by the coding sequence ATGGCAGACGAGATGTGGGAAAACGGCTCCCTCCTCAGCCCCTACGccgccctcccctgccctctcctgtggTTCAACTCCACCCTCTTTAACTCCACCCTCTTCAACTCCACCCTCTTCAACTCCACCCTCTTCAACTGCACCAACTCCACCAACTCCACGGAGCCGGACACGGGCCAGGGGTTCGCCGGGGTGCTCTTCCCCCTCATCTACATCATCGTCTGCATCATCGGCCTGGGAGGCAACACCCTGGTCATCCACATCGTGCTTCACTACTCCAAGACCGAGTCGGTGACTAACATTTACATCCTGAACCTGGCCATCGCTGACGAGCTGTTCATGCTGGGCCTGCCCTTCCTGGCCGTCCAGAACACCCTCCAGACCTGGCCGTTCGGCTCCTTCATGTGCCGCCTGGTCATGACGGTGGACTCCATCAACCAGTTCACCTCCATCTTCTGCCTGACGGTGATGAGCATCGACCGCTACCTGGCCGTGGTCCACCCCCTGCGCTCCTCCAAGTGGCGGCGCCCCCAGGTGGCCAAGATGGTGAACGGGACGGTGTGGGCGCTGTCGTTCCTGGTGGTGCTGCCGGTGGTGGTCTTCGCCAACATCGAGAAGGACGGCGGCAACTGCAACATCGactggccccagcctcagcaGGTGTGGCGGGCGACCTTCATCCTCTACACCTCCACGGTGGGCTTCATCTGCCCGCTCCTCATCATCTGCCTCTGCTACCTGCTCATCATATTCAAGATCCGCAGCTCGGGGAAGAAGGTCCACGCCACCTCCACCAAGCGCCGCAAGTCAGAGCGGAAAGTGACCCGGATGGTGGTGATCGTGGTGGCCGTGTTCGTGTTCTGCTGGCTCCCCTTCTACGCCATGAACATCATCAACCTCCACGTTTCGCTGCCCTCCGGGTACCAGGGCCTCAACTTCTTTGCGGTGGTGCTGGGCTACGCCAACAGCTGCGCCAACCCCATCGTCTACGGCTTCATGTCGGACAACTTCAAGAGGGGCTTCCGCAAGGCGCTCTGCCGCTCGTCCAGGAAGGTGGAGAGCCACGAGCCGAGGGAACGACATCAGCAGGAGCCGGCGGCGGcgcaggaggagaggcggagggtGCTGATGCCCAGGGAGAGCCTGAGGAGGGTGGTCcgcgacgaggaggaggaggaggaggaggaggaggacagagaggacgtCACGGAGATGACGGAGATATGCCGGATCGCCCAGAACGGGAACGGGAAGGGACAGGCCGAGAGCTCCTCCAGAGTGCTGtatggagggaagggagaggccgAGGAGGGCCCTGAGCTGGGCTCCCCGGAAGGGAGAGCCACGTCTGGGGAGGCTGGTGGGAAAGGCCCCTGCTCGGGGCCTGCAGCCGCCATGCCGGCCCTTCTGAATGGGGCCAAGAATGGCAACGTCAAGCCCCTGCCGGAAGAACCGGTGGAGAAGAGCAACTCCTTGGAGATCAGTTACCTGTAA